In Chryseobacterium turcicum, a single window of DNA contains:
- a CDS encoding M28 family peptidase, whose product MKKILLIIFPLFLSGFLFSQKKTPAKKPKPIPKFNYHEEFKKISDEIFLHGKAYDNLGELTKGVGPRFSATPGYTKATEWAEKNLKEAGAENIWKQEVRVPIWIRGKESLQIKTSSGDWKSIKMLSFGNSEGTKGKDLIADILLVKDVQELVNLRTSDVKDKIIFVNYPIDPTVISTVDSYMITAKSKLISASVIGQKGAKALIIRSLTTATDDIPHAKQIYYEPDDKARIPAMTIGVRSADELEQLLKKTGVKAKINMSAESKGETINHNIIGEIPGKKDSKVIVLGAQLDSWDFAEGAHDDGTGVVQCMEVLRTFKALGYDNNHTIRVVLYANSENGGMGRETYAMSVKKKEEKHILALGSDSGGYSPRGFSLDMSPQRRRLIFEWKNYFLPYGIYDFDQTYAIQDIAPLKKLDIPLVEMVVDTQRYFDYHHSEKDTFDKVNKRELLLGAVAMTQLVFMIDKNW is encoded by the coding sequence ATGAAAAAAATCTTACTCATCATATTTCCACTCTTTTTGAGTGGTTTTTTATTTTCTCAAAAAAAGACTCCGGCAAAAAAGCCAAAACCAATTCCTAAATTCAACTATCATGAAGAATTTAAGAAAATCTCTGATGAAATTTTTCTTCACGGAAAAGCTTACGATAATCTTGGTGAATTGACTAAAGGAGTCGGTCCTAGATTTAGTGCAACACCAGGATATACAAAAGCAACTGAATGGGCCGAAAAAAATCTTAAAGAAGCCGGCGCTGAAAACATATGGAAACAGGAAGTAAGAGTTCCGATTTGGATTAGAGGAAAAGAATCTTTACAGATTAAAACGTCCAGCGGTGACTGGAAGTCTATAAAAATGCTTTCTTTTGGAAATTCTGAAGGAACAAAAGGTAAAGACCTTATTGCTGATATTCTTTTGGTGAAAGATGTTCAGGAATTGGTAAATCTTAGAACTTCCGATGTAAAAGATAAAATTATTTTTGTTAATTATCCGATTGACCCTACCGTTATCAGTACCGTAGATTCTTATATGATTACTGCAAAATCTAAACTTATTTCGGCATCAGTTATTGGACAAAAAGGAGCGAAAGCTTTAATCATAAGGTCATTAACAACTGCTACGGATGATATTCCTCATGCAAAACAAATTTATTACGAACCTGACGACAAGGCAAGAATACCTGCAATGACCATTGGTGTTCGTTCTGCGGATGAACTTGAGCAACTTCTCAAGAAAACAGGCGTAAAAGCTAAAATTAATATGTCTGCTGAATCAAAAGGCGAAACGATTAATCATAATATTATCGGAGAAATTCCTGGTAAAAAAGATTCAAAAGTAATTGTTCTCGGTGCCCAACTCGATTCTTGGGATTTTGCCGAAGGCGCCCATGACGATGGAACCGGAGTGGTACAATGCATGGAAGTTTTAAGGACGTTTAAAGCTTTGGGGTACGACAATAATCACACCATAAGAGTTGTTCTTTATGCTAACAGTGAAAATGGCGGAATGGGTAGAGAAACCTACGCCATGAGTGTAAAAAAGAAGGAAGAAAAACATATTTTGGCTTTAGGAAGTGATTCCGGAGGATATTCTCCGCGTGGTTTTTCGTTAGATATGTCGCCACAAAGAAGAAGGCTTATTTTCGAATGGAAAAACTACTTTTTGCCGTACGGAATTTATGATTTCGACCAAACCTATGCAATTCAGGATATTGCACCTTTGAAAAAACTAGATATTCCGTTGGTAGAAATGGTGGTTGATACCCAAAGATATTTTGATTATCATCATTCTGAAAAGGATACTTTTGATAAAGTAAACAAAAGAGAATTGCTTCTCGGAGCGGTTGCTATGACCCAGCTTGTTTTTATGATTGATAAAAACTGGTAG
- a CDS encoding M20/M25/M40 family metallo-hydrolase, translating into MKNILSTAIVFLSLNVFGQTQEDSIQFSKISTEILNKGKSYTELRDLTKNIGHRLSGSEAYEKSVKWAEQKLKEAGADKVWLQEVMIPVWERGKESLKIKAQNGKWKSLKMLSLGNSEGTSGKDVSGEIIMVKSLAEYDKLSPEQVKDKIVFFNHPFSQSYVQTFKAYSDAAVYRSTAASLTAKKGGKFAIVRSLSSAFDDVPHTGAMRYGDSDKIPAVAIGNTTADELETLLKSQKITAKLNSNCGMKGEKLSHSVIGELTGKKDKSVIVVGGHLDSWDVGEGAHDDGAGIVQSIEVLRTFKNLGIKNNHTIRVVCFANEENGVKGGQQYGKTVKENNEKHLFALESDAGGFSPRGIALEMDDDKINQIKSWSPLFLPYGAYDFDGRYSGTDIYPLKDMGIPTAELVPDSQRYFDIHHTEEDTFEKVNRRELLLGATIMTQMIYMIDKNW; encoded by the coding sequence ATGAAAAATATTCTATCAACTGCTATTGTCTTTTTAAGTCTAAATGTATTTGGGCAGACTCAAGAAGACTCAATCCAATTCAGTAAAATTTCAACAGAAATTTTAAACAAAGGAAAATCGTATACCGAACTTAGAGATTTAACCAAAAATATAGGTCATCGTTTGAGCGGTTCTGAAGCTTATGAAAAATCGGTGAAATGGGCCGAACAAAAATTGAAAGAAGCCGGTGCTGATAAAGTCTGGCTGCAGGAAGTAATGATTCCGGTTTGGGAAAGAGGAAAAGAATCTTTAAAAATAAAAGCTCAAAACGGTAAATGGAAATCTTTAAAAATGCTTTCTCTTGGTAATTCTGAAGGAACGAGCGGAAAAGATGTTTCGGGAGAAATCATCATGGTAAAATCTTTAGCAGAATACGACAAACTAAGCCCTGAACAGGTAAAAGATAAGATTGTTTTCTTTAATCATCCTTTCAGCCAGTCTTATGTTCAGACTTTCAAAGCGTACAGCGATGCGGCAGTTTATCGTTCTACGGCTGCTTCATTAACCGCTAAAAAAGGTGGAAAATTTGCCATTGTAAGGTCGCTTTCTTCGGCATTTGATGATGTTCCACACACCGGAGCAATGAGATATGGAGATTCTGATAAAATTCCAGCCGTTGCCATTGGAAACACCACTGCAGACGAATTGGAAACGCTTTTAAAATCACAAAAAATCACCGCTAAACTCAACTCAAATTGTGGTATGAAAGGTGAGAAACTCTCCCACTCTGTCATCGGCGAATTAACAGGAAAGAAAGATAAAAGCGTTATCGTTGTAGGTGGGCATTTAGATTCTTGGGACGTTGGTGAAGGAGCTCATGACGATGGAGCCGGAATTGTACAAAGCATTGAGGTTTTAAGAACTTTTAAAAATTTAGGCATAAAAAACAATCATACCATTCGAGTCGTTTGCTTTGCAAATGAAGAAAATGGTGTGAAAGGTGGCCAACAATATGGAAAAACTGTAAAAGAGAATAACGAAAAGCATCTTTTTGCTTTAGAATCCGATGCGGGAGGTTTTTCACCAAGAGGAATTGCTTTAGAAATGGATGATGATAAAATCAATCAGATAAAGAGCTGGTCTCCCCTATTTCTTCCTTACGGAGCCTATGATTTTGACGGAAGATATTCGGGAACAGATATTTACCCTTTAAAAGATATGGGAATTCCTACAGCAGAGCTCGTTCCCGATTCTCAGCGCTATTTTGATATTCATCACACCGAAGAAGATACTTTTGAAAAAGTCAATCGTCGCGAATTGTTATTAGGAGCAACAATTATGACGCAAATGATTTATATGATTGATAAAAACTGGTAA
- a CDS encoding aspartyl protease family protein, with protein sequence MKKHFFFVLIFITILASAQGKRFFENGEVELKNPVEKINLTYINELPFVKVNINGKTYQFLFDTGAPTVISTSIYNELNLKRKHRSKVTDSKKNKQEQIFTEVPEIIINQITFKKIGAVVMDLKGIEFECFKIDGIIGANQMAKLFWRINYSENSIEATQDLANFPTEGYEAVWSFKPKPQKTPVIEAYILDKKINLTFDTGFTGTVRISNQEYDAKNSKGKFVETYGTASIGAFGAGKPESSYYFKPDKVFLAEQKFENEIISTGSSSLLGNEFLKKFRFIIDWENNKIYLNKIKDYPSKLESFGFAYRFVDQKAMVVLLFNGNDMPLKLDDEILSINNISLENLDKESVCNYLQNRIEKNRDSIDVKVKREGKVLDFTIAKKEYLK encoded by the coding sequence ATGAAAAAACATTTCTTTTTTGTCTTAATATTTATTACAATTTTAGCTTCAGCACAAGGAAAACGATTTTTTGAAAATGGGGAAGTCGAACTAAAAAATCCTGTTGAAAAAATTAATCTGACTTATATTAACGAATTACCTTTTGTTAAGGTAAATATTAATGGGAAAACATATCAATTTCTTTTTGATACTGGAGCGCCTACTGTAATTTCTACGTCAATTTATAATGAGCTGAATCTTAAGAGAAAACATCGCAGTAAAGTCACCGATTCCAAAAAAAATAAGCAAGAGCAAATTTTTACAGAAGTTCCTGAAATAATAATTAATCAGATTACTTTCAAAAAGATTGGTGCTGTTGTGATGGATTTAAAAGGAATTGAATTTGAATGCTTTAAAATTGATGGTATTATCGGAGCCAATCAAATGGCAAAGCTTTTCTGGAGAATTAATTATTCTGAAAACTCAATAGAAGCAACTCAAGATTTGGCAAATTTTCCTACAGAAGGGTATGAAGCTGTATGGTCTTTTAAGCCAAAACCTCAGAAAACGCCTGTTATAGAAGCTTATATTTTAGATAAGAAAATCAATCTTACTTTTGATACCGGATTTACAGGAACAGTGAGAATTTCTAATCAGGAATACGATGCAAAAAATAGCAAAGGGAAGTTTGTTGAAACTTATGGAACGGCTTCCATCGGAGCTTTCGGAGCAGGAAAACCGGAGAGTTCTTATTATTTTAAACCAGACAAAGTGTTTCTGGCCGAACAAAAATTTGAAAACGAAATTATCTCTACCGGTTCTTCAAGTCTGCTTGGAAATGAGTTTTTGAAAAAGTTCAGATTTATAATCGATTGGGAAAACAATAAAATCTATTTAAATAAAATTAAAGATTACCCTTCAAAATTAGAATCTTTTGGCTTTGCCTATCGATTTGTGGACCAAAAAGCAATGGTGGTTTTACTTTTTAACGGAAATGATATGCCTCTTAAACTTGACGACGAAATTCTAAGCATCAACAATATAAGTTTAGAAAATTTAGATAAAGAATCGGTTTGTAACTATCTTCAAAATCGGATAGAAAAAAATCGAGATTCTATTGATGTAAAAGTGAAAAGAGAAGGTAAAGTTTTAGATTTTACGATAGCTAAAAAAGAATATTTGAAATAA
- a CDS encoding DUF4041 domain-containing protein — protein MEILLIVIFAALAVYFYTQSNKLKNEIKNKNLTINDLTQKINQFQTEIVKYQTDNNSLKTNLQSVKKDFSYVQITNRELKDKIAELSQYQNIIDVKVECEYLLKKAQKDYEKLREKGNQELSEAQENAKESRRNIKELTEKKQREIELLYENAVRESNRIIDNAENKAETIGGDAYRSLREANEIADRIQAMKNVIEGYGNEYLVPSYTLLDQLAEDFSHKDAGENLKKLRQNNKMMIINRQAGICEYMDEERQKTAVDFVIDAYNGKVDSILSMVKKDNYGILKQKIEDAFQLVNFNGKAFRNARISEVYHQARLEELKWAVVTQELRAAELEEQREIREQIREEEKARKEFEKAIKDAEKEEQTLKRLIEKAEAQVSRANEEQKALFQQKLEELQGKLEQAEEKNQRAISMAQQTKSGNVYVISNIGSFGEHIYKIGMTRRLEPLDRVRELGDASVPFEFDVHAMIYSDDAPALERQLHKKFLKNQLNKINPRKEFFRLNLSDLKNHLETIGINCKWTLLAEAKQYRETLKLEEEMKTDKTLEAEWELYQKTADSVNYEELIEEI, from the coding sequence ATGGAAATTTTACTCATTGTAATATTTGCTGCATTGGCTGTGTATTTTTATACCCAATCTAATAAGTTGAAGAATGAAATTAAAAATAAGAATCTTACAATTAATGATTTAACACAAAAAATAAATCAGTTTCAAACTGAAATAGTAAAGTATCAGACTGATAATAATTCTCTAAAAACGAATCTTCAGTCTGTAAAAAAAGACTTTTCCTATGTTCAAATTACCAATCGGGAACTAAAAGATAAAATTGCAGAACTGAGTCAATATCAAAACATTATTGATGTAAAAGTTGAGTGTGAATATTTGCTTAAAAAAGCTCAGAAAGATTACGAAAAACTAAGAGAAAAAGGCAATCAGGAACTATCTGAAGCTCAGGAAAACGCAAAAGAATCGCGTAGAAATATCAAAGAATTAACCGAAAAGAAACAGAGGGAAATAGAACTTTTATATGAAAACGCGGTAAGAGAATCTAATCGAATCATCGATAATGCTGAAAATAAAGCAGAAACTATTGGCGGCGATGCGTACAGAAGCCTGAGAGAAGCTAATGAAATTGCAGACAGAATTCAGGCCATGAAAAACGTTATTGAAGGTTACGGAAATGAATATCTTGTCCCGAGTTATACTCTTTTGGACCAGCTTGCAGAAGATTTTAGTCATAAAGATGCCGGAGAAAATCTAAAAAAACTTCGTCAGAATAACAAAATGATGATTATTAACCGACAAGCCGGAATCTGTGAATACATGGATGAAGAAAGGCAAAAAACGGCGGTAGATTTTGTCATTGATGCCTACAACGGAAAGGTAGATTCTATTTTATCAATGGTAAAAAAAGATAATTACGGAATTTTAAAACAGAAAATAGAAGATGCTTTTCAGCTGGTTAATTTTAATGGAAAAGCTTTCCGTAATGCAAGAATCTCAGAAGTTTATCATCAGGCAAGACTTGAGGAACTTAAATGGGCAGTTGTGACACAGGAATTAAGAGCAGCTGAACTTGAAGAGCAGAGAGAAATTCGCGAACAGATTCGTGAAGAAGAGAAAGCTCGAAAGGAATTTGAAAAAGCAATAAAAGACGCCGAAAAAGAAGAGCAAACTTTAAAAAGGTTAATAGAAAAGGCTGAAGCTCAAGTTTCGAGAGCTAATGAAGAACAGAAAGCTCTTTTCCAGCAGAAATTGGAGGAGCTACAAGGAAAACTTGAACAGGCAGAAGAAAAAAATCAAAGAGCTATCTCCATGGCACAGCAGACAAAAAGCGGAAATGTATATGTAATTTCAAACATCGGTTCGTTTGGAGAGCACATTTATAAAATTGGAATGACAAGACGTTTAGAGCCTTTAGACCGAGTTCGTGAACTGGGAGATGCAAGTGTTCCGTTTGAATTTGATGTACACGCAATGATTTATTCGGATGATGCTCCTGCTTTAGAAAGACAGCTTCACAAGAAATTCCTTAAAAATCAACTTAATAAAATCAACCCCAGGAAAGAGTTTTTCAGACTTAATCTAAGTGATTTAAAAAATCATTTGGAAACGATTGGAATCAATTGTAAATGGACACTTTTAGCCGAAGCAAAACAATACAGAGAAACTTTAAAACTTGAAGAAGAGATGAAAACCGATAAAACGCTTGAAGCGGAATGGGAACTTTACCAAAAAACTGCTGATTCCGTTAATTACGAGGAACTCATTGAAGAAATTTAA
- a CDS encoding ISAon1 family transposase: MSCKTIGELYGVEGRKFQRQYKHSLSDFKNWEQKPHAEDWILHPQNISEQLSLDEVALSDGELYTVLTSKKGKGRKGSIVAIIRGIQSETVIEHLFKINRKLRIKVTEITLDMAGSMKLIAKKCFPNATPVIDRFHVQKLATEALQEIRIKHRWQAIEQENNLLTEAKQKKRKPIIKVFENDDTRKQLLARSRYLLYKTREKWTLSQKQRAKILFKEYPDLEKAYNLSDGLRKIYNQNIQKSVAMLKLVHWFREVEESGFKSFNTLTKTIMHNYNGILNYFNQRSTNASAESFNAKIKNFRLQLRGVRDKAFFLFRLSKLFA; encoded by the coding sequence TTGTCCTGCAAAACCATTGGAGAGCTTTACGGTGTGGAGGGCAGAAAATTTCAAAGACAGTACAAACATTCCCTCAGCGATTTTAAAAATTGGGAGCAAAAACCGCACGCCGAAGACTGGATTTTGCATCCTCAAAATATTTCAGAGCAGCTCTCTCTGGATGAAGTTGCCCTTTCTGATGGCGAACTCTATACCGTTCTCACCTCAAAAAAGGGAAAGGGTAGAAAAGGCTCAATTGTAGCCATTATCAGAGGAATACAGAGTGAAACAGTAATTGAACATCTTTTTAAAATCAACAGAAAATTAAGAATAAAAGTAACGGAAATTACTTTAGATATGGCTGGGTCTATGAAACTTATTGCCAAAAAATGTTTTCCTAATGCAACACCGGTTATCGATCGCTTCCATGTTCAGAAACTCGCCACAGAAGCCCTTCAGGAAATAAGGATTAAGCATCGCTGGCAGGCCATTGAGCAAGAAAATAACTTGCTCACGGAAGCGAAACAAAAGAAGCGAAAACCTATAATTAAAGTTTTTGAAAACGATGACACCCGAAAGCAACTTTTAGCAAGAAGCAGATACCTGCTTTATAAAACTAGAGAAAAGTGGACTTTATCACAAAAACAAAGAGCAAAAATCCTATTTAAGGAGTATCCCGATTTAGAAAAGGCGTACAATTTATCAGATGGGCTCAGGAAAATTTATAATCAGAACATTCAAAAATCTGTCGCTATGTTAAAGTTAGTCCATTGGTTTAGAGAAGTGGAAGAATCTGGATTTAAATCCTTTAATACCTTAACAAAAACTATTATGCATAACTACAACGGCATTCTCAATTATTTTAACCAGCGAAGCACAAATGCTTCAGCAGAATCTTTCAATGCCAAAATAAAAAACTTCAGGTTACAACTTCGAGGTGTACGAGATAAAGCATTTTTCCTATTCAGATTATCAAAACTTTTTGCCTAG
- a CDS encoding ISAon1 family transposase N-terminal region protein: protein MINDAGLLKLLLPEYLIEHFDIINFEEENKILHLYFEEKSRIPKEFSSLTLYSKGFLEEITVDDFPLRGKTVKLHIKRRRWTDTKTGNILQRDWTLIAQGTRMTQDFAEFLKKICRC from the coding sequence ATGATTAACGATGCCGGGCTACTCAAATTATTATTACCAGAATATTTAATCGAGCACTTCGATATTATAAATTTTGAAGAAGAAAACAAAATTTTACATCTTTATTTCGAAGAGAAAAGTAGGATTCCAAAAGAGTTTTCTTCTTTAACCTTGTATTCCAAAGGTTTTTTAGAAGAAATTACGGTGGATGATTTTCCGCTTCGTGGAAAAACCGTAAAACTCCACATCAAACGAAGAAGGTGGACAGACACGAAAACGGGGAATATTCTCCAAAGAGATTGGACTCTTATTGCCCAAGGAACACGCATGACACAAGATTTTGCCGAGTTCTTAAAAAAAATCTGCCGATGCTAA
- a CDS encoding ISAon1 family transposase, producing the protein MSCKTIGELYGVEGRKFQRQYKHSLSDFKNWEQKPHAEDWILHPQNISEQLSLDEVALSDGELYTVLTSKKGKGRKGSIVAIIRGIQSETVIEHLFKINRKLRIKVTEITLDMAGSMKLIAKKCFPNATPVIDRFHVQKLATEALQEIRIKHRWQAIEQENNLLTEAKQKKRKPIIKVFENDDTRKQLLARSRYLLYKTREKWTLSQKQRAKILFKEYPDLEKAYNLSDGLRKIYNQNMDQCQNLGRKIKILNFGV; encoded by the coding sequence TTGTCCTGCAAAACCATTGGAGAGCTTTACGGTGTGGAGGGCAGAAAATTTCAAAGACAGTACAAACATTCCCTCAGCGATTTTAAAAATTGGGAGCAAAAACCGCACGCCGAAGACTGGATTTTGCATCCTCAAAATATTTCAGAGCAGCTCTCTCTGGATGAAGTTGCCCTTTCTGATGGCGAACTCTATACCGTTCTCACCTCAAAAAAGGGAAAGGGTAGAAAAGGCTCAATTGTAGCCATTATCAGAGGAATACAGAGTGAAACAGTAATTGAACATCTTTTTAAAATCAACAGAAAATTAAGAATAAAAGTAACGGAAATTACTTTAGATATGGCTGGGTCTATGAAACTTATTGCCAAAAAATGTTTTCCTAATGCAACACCGGTTATCGATCGCTTCCATGTTCAGAAACTCGCCACAGAAGCCCTTCAGGAAATAAGGATTAAGCATCGCTGGCAGGCCATTGAGCAAGAAAATAACTTGCTCACGGAAGCGAAACAAAAGAAGCGAAAACCTATAATTAAAGTTTTTGAAAACGATGACACCCGAAAGCAACTTTTAGCAAGAAGCAGATACCTGCTTTATAAAACTAGAGAAAAGTGGACTTTATCACAAAAACAAAGAGCAAAAATCCTATTTAAGGAGTATCCCGATTTAGAAAAGGCGTACAATTTATCAGATGGGCTCAGGAAAATTTATAATCAGAACATGGATCAATGCCAAAACCTGGGGAGAAAAATAAAAATACTTAATTTTGGGGTATGA
- a CDS encoding ABC transporter ATP-binding protein, translating into MELKINNISKTYGNGLKALDNVNLTIGKGMFGLLGPNGAGKSSLMRTIAGLQAPDTGEIFLGDLNALTQKEELRKILGYLPQDFGFYPKVNAVELLNHFAILKGISNKSERKEIVDGLLHQTNLFEARKRNVSEYSGGMRQRFGIAQALLGNPKLIIVDEPTAGLDPMERNRFHNLLSEIGENTIVILSTHIVDDVKNLCNRVVVQNQGQIILDGTPKGVIENFQGKIWKKLIEKSEVEAAKEEYQVISTHISEGKVEIRVFAETQPDAGFIPVESNLEDVYFSSITKKTTANV; encoded by the coding sequence ATGGAACTCAAAATAAACAACATCAGCAAAACCTACGGAAATGGTTTGAAGGCTTTAGACAATGTTAACCTTACTATTGGAAAAGGAATGTTCGGCTTACTTGGTCCCAACGGCGCCGGAAAATCATCTTTAATGAGAACCATTGCCGGATTACAGGCTCCGGATACGGGAGAAATATTTTTGGGAGACCTGAATGCTTTGACTCAAAAAGAGGAACTCAGAAAAATTCTTGGCTATCTTCCTCAGGATTTTGGTTTTTATCCAAAGGTAAATGCTGTTGAGCTTCTCAATCATTTTGCCATTCTTAAAGGAATTTCAAATAAATCTGAACGTAAAGAAATTGTAGATGGACTTCTTCATCAAACCAATCTTTTCGAAGCCAGAAAAAGAAATGTCAGTGAATATTCCGGTGGAATGCGTCAAAGATTTGGAATTGCACAAGCACTTCTTGGGAATCCAAAATTGATTATTGTGGATGAGCCTACTGCAGGTCTGGATCCTATGGAACGTAACCGTTTCCATAATCTCCTGAGTGAAATTGGTGAAAACACCATCGTTATTCTTTCCACGCATATTGTGGACGATGTTAAAAATCTTTGTAACCGTGTGGTTGTTCAAAATCAGGGTCAGATTATTCTGGATGGTACACCAAAAGGAGTGATTGAGAATTTTCAGGGGAAAATATGGAAAAAACTTATTGAAAAATCGGAAGTTGAGGCTGCTAAAGAAGAGTATCAAGTTATTTCAACCCATATTTCTGAAGGAAAAGTGGAGATTCGTGTTTTTGCAGAAACCCAACCAGATGCAGGTTTCATTCCCGTAGAATCCAACTTGGAAGATGTGTATTTCTCAAGTATCACCAAAAAAACAACAGCAAATGTTTAA